In one Candidatus Methylacidiphilales bacterium genomic region, the following are encoded:
- a CDS encoding divalent-cation tolerance protein CutA, protein MHSPPIRKKLAPHQPIHYHSHMEEPYPYRWAITTYPASHRPQAVQFIQLALTQRLVACAHLIPHIESHFTWENKITSTEEILITLKTTQKLAHTLYDLLTRHHPYTCPQWLLLTPHEISPSFQQWWLSSLTPPPQ, encoded by the coding sequence GTGCACTCCCCACCCATAAGAAAAAAACTCGCCCCCCACCAGCCCATCCACTACCATTCCCACATGGAGGAACCATACCCATACCGCTGGGCAATCACCACATACCCAGCCTCCCACCGCCCGCAAGCCGTTCAATTTATCCAACTCGCACTCACCCAACGCCTCGTCGCCTGCGCACACCTGATACCCCACATCGAATCCCACTTCACATGGGAAAACAAAATCACCTCAACCGAAGAAATCCTCATCACCCTCAAAACCACCCAAAAACTCGCCCATACCCTCTACGATCTCCTCACCCGACACCATCCCTACACCTGTCCCCAATGGCTCCTTCTCACACCGCACGAAATCAGCCCGAGCTTCCAACAATGGTGGTTATCTTCTCTCACCCCACCCCCACAATAA